Genomic DNA from Nyctibius grandis isolate bNycGra1 chromosome Z, bNycGra1.pri, whole genome shotgun sequence:
CAAAGGATCACAGACTGTCCCTGTAACTCACAGTGTCATAGTTCAGGTATGTTTGTCCTTTGTTCCAGTAGGAAAGCAAGTTCTACGAAAGGCTCCTCAAACACTGCCCTAGGCTTTAACTTGCCCTCACAACTGAGCTGTCACCGTGTCTGACAACACACACCCATGTTTTGCCCAGTTGTGTTCACATCCTGGAAGACCTTGCCAAGAGACCCCCACACACCTTATACAGCCTTATAGACTGCTCTTTCAGGTGTCTCCGTCTCATTAATGCACGAGCGTGTCTCTCTCTGACATCCACCATTAATTGTATGTATGAGACAAGTTTTAATTTCAAGAGGCTTCCCAGTCACCCTAAAATTTGCTAAAAGAAACAACTAATTTAAAGTGAAGACACTCTGGCAGAGTTACTGCATTTCACCTCAAgagtttttcctgtttcagaCCAATCAAGAGGCCAGCTGAAGCAGTCAGTGTCAGCATCGGTAATTTGGCCTCTGACTGCACGCTCCAAGCAGGACAGGACAGACCgagagctgctggtggcagcGCACCGTGCACATCACTGCATCCAGCACAGAAGAGATGCTGCTCACGCCTTCAACGAGCTGCAAAGACACTTAACCCCGTGGGTTGTTCTTTACCATTTCTACTTTCTACACCAAGTGCGCTCACCAGCAGGCTGTGCGTAGGAAAATGGCAGAAGTACGTCAGTTTGGTACACTAATTAAACTTCACAGAACAATAAGCACAATGAACATGCAACAAGGAAGTTCACTGGAAATTAGCCCCTGAATCACTCAAGTTTTCCAAATATTTGAGTAAACTTCTGTCTGTCTACAATCTGGCCAAACTTaattgtaaaatataaaatatctgtACTGTTATACCATTTGAACTGGAGAAGCAGCTCCCCCTTGCTATCTCCAACTTCATCCAAAGTCATCACTGTCTCTACAGGACAGTAAATGTCATTCCGCCTTCCCCAGAACGTCAGGTGGGCCACTTTGACAGTACAGCCGGTTTCATTTAAGTAGATTAATCCAATAATTCGTCTAAAAAAGTAGCTCATACCATAAAGCATTGCACCAGCAAAGAGCGCAATGCCAGTTGTATACAAGAGGATATtctgagaaacctggtcttgCAGGTAGAGGTAGCAGACAGGAGGCAGCGTGACCACAGTGGTGGCGGTCTGTAACAGCTTCAGTCGGGACAGTACCCGGCAGTACTTAATCCCCGGAAACCTGTAGACCAGTTTGAACTCTTCCATTTTCTCATCCACAGCCTTTTGTTGGGCCACAGCAGCAGGGACCGAGTGGCACAGACACACAGATGGCTCTCGCTGTCTCCCAAGAGAATTATTAACACCACCATTAACTCGCCAGTTTTGTGACTGCAAACACTCCCGTGTACCAAAAAAACAGGGTGGGCGAGCAGCTTCCTTTTTCCATGACCTCGTCCAGAGCTCAGTTTGTAGACATCTCCCAAAAGATGGTGCCATGCAGACTTTAGTCCTAGTTCTGCAGAGCCGAGCCTATAAGGAAATATTCCCACAGGTCATCACTTGAGTCTTCTTTATAACCGAGTCACATTCAGCTCAGCATCTGTTCCGTGGGCACCCGAGGACAGTGAGTACAAGCCTCCCCCTCCAGCTCACTGTAACCTTATACTTAAAAGTAGTGTTACATTAGGAAACTGGCACTCGTGCTTGCACCCCTCCCTGCAGAGGAAGAGGGACAACACTTCTGGTAACACAGCTGATACCAACGTTAGCTTACAGAATGTCACCTCATGGCATCCCCTGCCTCGCTCTTTTTTTGAGCAACAGCCCAGTGAAAACACCAGCACTGCGGGTTGCTTCTAAGCAGAGAGGGTAAGAGAACCTGGGGCTGCTCGCGGTGGAATCAGGGAAACGGTAAATAACCACCCAAATAACAACGTCAGGACACAGCAAAAAGCGGACTAAGCAGCACAAAGGGGAGGAGAGCACGAGCAGCACCGAGCGCGCACCGGACACCAGGAACGCGCAGGACAACAGCAGATAAAAGGCAGCCCGGGGCCGTCCGCGCTGCCCTCACGCTGCCACGCGCGGGCTGGCGTGTGCCCGCACAGGGGCGCGCCACGAGGCGGACAGCAACGGCCGCGGGCCGGGCCACGGGCCGCCGTCGCCCCAGAACCTCCCTCCGGGGGGGCCGACGGCGGACGCCGCGGACAGATCAACGCGGCGAGCAAAGACGCTGCTTCCCCCGGCGCCCTCCCGGCCCTTGCGGCGGCGCCTACCCCGCGCCCGGCCCTCCGCCGCCAGCGCGGCCCCGGCGCCAACACCGCGCTCCCGCGGGGGGCGGCCTCCCCCCGGCGCCGTCACCCGGCCCTTGCCCGCCGCGCGTGTCCCCCGGGGCCGTCACCCGGCCGGGAGGTGCCGCGCGCGGACGCCTCCCGCTCCCCCCCTGAGGCGGCCGCAGCCGCTCGCGGCCCAAACGCGCTGCCGGCGCCTCACAGCCGGTACCGCTCGCCCccgaggggaaggagggggcacccccggccccggcgaGATCCCCGTGACCCTCGCCGGCAGCAGACCCCCCCCCGAGGAGCCACGACCCGCGCCCCTTACCGCCGCCATGGCTCCGCCGTCCCTCAGCGCGGCTGCGTCGCGACGCCCAACGGCCGCGCGGCACGGCGGGAGGGGCGGTACCTCCCGCTTCCCGGCGTGCCCCGCGGCGGGAGCGCGCGGTGCCGGTCCCGCTGCCCGGCCGGGCGCCATGGCGCCGCCGCAGCCCGCCGCGCTCTGCCTCTTCGACGTGGACGGCACCCTCACCGCCCCGCGCCAGGCGAGTCCCGGGGCCCGAGCCCGCCCGGCTTGGCCCCCCCTGGGCGCCTGCCCTTGCGCGGGGCTCCCCGCGGCCGGCTCCCGGCCCGGGGGTCTGTTCGTGCAGTcggcccgggcccgggcccgggcgCGGAGCGGGCTCGGGCTCGGGCTCGGGCTCGTGTGAGCGCTGctggccctggggagcagcgTGTCAGCACGGCGGGCGCTGCAGCCGCCCCGTGGTGCTCGATGTGCGAACTTACTTTGCCgtttaaggcaaaaaaaaaaatcctccctttTCCTTAAAGCTCTGCGCAGGGTTGGCGGTTTTCAGTAATTACTGCGAAATGGAGGTGCGGGTCTCACGACAGCAATACTGACCGATCTGCTTTTATTCTGGAACGCAGAAAATCACAGCAGAGATGGCCGCGTTCCTGCAGGAGCTGCGTCAGAAGGTGAAGGTGGGAGTCGTGGGTGGCTCCGATTTTGACAAGATCAAGGAGCAGCTGGGCGATGACGGTAAGGGCGGCGGCTGACGCGGCCCCTCGCACTGTCTGCGTACAAGGAAGTTGTGAAGGTTCAGTACATGTTCAACCCGATtcattctcctccttccttgcttttaacttttttcctggttttgttgtgTTACGCTCAGTCTATGAAGAGCCATTGACGGGCACCCTGTGTTCACATTTTAGAGATATCTCGGTGTCTGTTAAGGGATAGTTACCGATGGTGAAATCCTGCCTTTGTGGCCGTGCCTTCGGAAGGCATTTTAACGTTGTCTTTACAATGGAATCGTGTACCCAACAGATCCGTGTGCAGGCTGCTCAGGTGTCTGGCTCGTCCCTGAAGGATCTGACTCTGCGAACTGTGGGGTTACAATGCAGAGATGGACTCTTGCTTTAGTCCTGTGAGAggcatttccttttctgtataaAAGACCATCTTTAATGGTCTTTACTTCATTGATACCCTTCTGTAATGCCCAGATAACTCAGAATCTGTTTGGCTTGCAAGTGGTCTTCAGTAAGCCGTATCATCTTGCATTGTAGTGAGATTCTCACAACTCTCGGACATCTGCTGTAGATTAGtaacactgaggaaaaaaccctaaaacagcAGTGTTTGACTTGTTCTCTAGCCAGGCTGTGTGCTCGGTTTTTGTAATACTTGAGGTGTTCAGTCACTTCCTTGTATTTAATGCAAAGAGACATATTTGCAGGACAGGCAGAGCCTTTAAGCAAAAATAAGGTAACTTAACTGAAAGACTTCATGTGATTTGAGCTGTGTGTTAATCTTGGAGAGAAATGAGCAGTTTTGATCTTGTGCTCAGTGTTATGCTGGTGAACCTTTCATGCTTTATGATCTAATGTTTGCTGTATTTGAACCTCTTTAATGTGTAAGACAATTCTGTATTAAACATAGAGGGGAAATTATAACTTACTCTCTTTTTATTTGGCCGTAGTGGTTGAAAAA
This window encodes:
- the TMEM186 gene encoding transmembrane protein 186 isoform X4, which translates into the protein MAAARLCRTRTKVCMAPSFGRCLQTELWTRSWKKEAARPPCFFGTRECLQSQNWRVNGGVNNSLGRQREPSVCLCHSVPAAVAQQKAVDEKMEEFKLVYRFPGIKYCRVLSRLKLLQTATTVVTLPPVCYLYLQDQVSQNILLYTTGIALFAGAMLYGMSYFFRRIIGLIYLNETGCTVKVAHLTFWGRRNDIYCPVETVMTLDEVGDSKGELLLQFKCGRNGKLRGQLSYGSCD
- the TMEM186 gene encoding transmembrane protein 186 isoform X2 gives rise to the protein MAAARLCRTRTKVCMAPSFGRCLQTELWTRSWKKEAARPPCFFGTRECLQSQNWRVNGGVNNSLGRQREPSVCLCHSVPAAVAQQKAVDEKMEEFKLVYRFPGIKYCRVLSRLKLLQTATTVVTLPPVCYLYLQDQVSQNILLYTTGIALFAGAMLYGMSYFFRRIIGLIYLNETGCTVKVAHLTFWGRRNDIYCPVETVMTLDEVGDSKGELLLQFKWYNSTDILYFTIKFGQIVDRQKFTQIFGKLE
- the TMEM186 gene encoding transmembrane protein 186 isoform X3, whose product is MAAARLCRTRTKVCMAPSFGRCLQTELWTRSWKKEAARPPCFFGTRECLQSQNWRVNGGVNNSLGRQREPSVCLCHSVPAAVAQQKAVDEKMEEFKLVYRFPGIKYCRVLSRLKLLQTATTVVTLPPVCYLYLQDQVSQNILLYTTGIALFAGAMLYGMSYFFRRIIGLIYLNETGCTVKVAHLTFWGRRNDIYCPVETVMTLDEVGDSKGELLLQFKCLLVSALGVESRNGKEQPTGLSVFAAR
- the TMEM186 gene encoding transmembrane protein 186 isoform X1, with protein sequence MAAARLCRTRTKVCMAPSFGRCLQTELWTRSWKKEAARPPCFFGTRECLQSQNWRVNGGVNNSLGRQREPSVCLCHSVPAAVAQQKAVDEKMEEFKLVYRFPGIKYCRVLSRLKLLQTATTVVTLPPVCYLYLQDQVSQNILLYTTGIALFAGAMLYGMSYFFRRIIGLIYLNETGCTVKVAHLTFWGRRNDIYCPVETVMTLDEVGDSKGELLLQFKCTTGQSNSYESSSGHLYRWNATRDAQVGKHSQHCHSHPSCHRKDKKITEEHHRPYARGTES